A single window of Narcine bancroftii isolate sNarBan1 chromosome 1, sNarBan1.hap1, whole genome shotgun sequence DNA harbors:
- the LOC138752210 gene encoding leucine-rich repeat-containing protein 14B-like — protein sequence MKTLRFISAQALVSNAQIAQKSIASVAQNLYPLLFKASYLLEQATVISDLVEHWPLAEFSIRQLLGKTPDCEENLCNRTCQLCLQACLTGLRNYVLHSSETYSKRLKVFDFTGLIDMEFQTCNCGKTLGRWRRTELMARTCFDLLVEIEANQLSSLVSNISIEVLMSMFVTQRNYETVVEALLLRRQCPLKIRCVEFRADSLTLRKVFYIIKLVKPETLQKLELVHNIHLEMEHFEFLLSQVAFPQLRSLTLPARTIDVRRFTPEDESLLVRIGEMLSEMKFLTELSVGFSILTGRIRKILSPLKTPLQALDVSSCSLNHADMAYLANSLHAEYLEVLDLSGHSVAEFFPSTFFKLLTRASCTLTSLTLEECNISDEHINLLILAIEPCKKLKEFRFFANPLTSRSLCRIFEMFTELPLLCKVEIPVPRDCYPASYTYPLPDENLVKYDRERFEEVNHELMVILAQASRNDIVVSTPLFGSFDPHIQETSNEISVVMIQSFKDTISNILTTLNEED from the exons ATGAAGACCCTGCGATTCATCTCTGCCCAAGCCCTGGTATCAAATGCCCAGATCGCCCAGAAAAGCATTGCAAGTGTTGCACAAAATCTGTACCCCTTGCTCTTCAAGGCAAGCTACTTGCTGGAACAGGCCACAGTGATCAGTGACTTAGTAGAACATTGGCCATTGGCAGAATTCAGCATTCGCCAACTCCTGGGGAAAACACCGGACTGTGAGGAAAATCTCTGCAACAGGACGTGTCAACTATGCCTGCAAGCATGTCTGACAGGGCTGAGGAACTACGTTTTACACAGTTCAGAGACATATTCAAAGAGACTCAAAGTATTTGATTTTACAGGCCTCATCGACATGGAATTTCAGACTTGCAATTGTGGCAAAACTTTGGGGAGGTGGAGAAGAACTGAGCTGATGGCAAGGACCTGTTTTGACTTGCTAGTGGAGATAGAGGCCAATCAGCTCAGCAGTTtggtttcaaatatttcaattgaGGTTTTAATGAGCATGTTTGTGACACAGCGGAATTATGAAACAGTGGTTGAGGCCTTGTTGTTGAGGAGGCAGTGCCCACTGAAGATCAGATGTGTAGAATTCAGGGCTGACAGCTTGACTTTGAGGAAAGTCTTTTACATTATCAAACTGGTCAAGCCTGAAACTCTGCAGAAGTTGGAGTTAGTCCACAATATTCATCTGGAAATGGAGCATTTTGAATTCCTCCTGAGCCAAGTTGCATTCCCACAGCTCAGATCGCTGACACTCCCAGCAAGAACCATAGACGTGCGTAGATTTACGCCAGAGGATGAATCTTTGTTGGTGAGAATTGGTGAGATGCTGAGTGAGATGAAATTCCTCACAGAACTGAGTGTGGGGTTTTCCATTCTAACCGGGCGAATACGTAAGATACTCAG TCCGTTAAAAACTCCTCTGCAGGCCCTGGATGTGTCCAGTTGCTCTCTGAATCACGCAGACATGGCATATCTGGCCAACAGTCTGCATGCTGAATACCTGGAAGTGCTGGATTTGAGTGGCCATAGCGTGGCTGAGTTCTTCCCTTCAACCTTCTTCAAGCTGCTCACCCGGGCGTCTTGCACTCTGACGAGCTTAACCCTGGAGGAGTGCAACATCAGTGATGAACACATCAATCTGTTGATCTTGGCCATAGAGCCTTGTAAGAAGTTAAAAGAGTTCAGGTTCTTCGCAAACCCACTCACATCACGATCCCTTTGTCGCATTTTTGAAATGTTTACTGAGCTCCCTCTGCTTTGTAAAGTCGAGATTCCGGTCCCAAGGGACTGCTATCCAGCATCCTATACTTATCCACTACCAGATGAAAACCTGGTGAAATATGACAGAGAGAGGTTCGAGGAGGTAAACCATGAATTGATGGTAATATTGGCGCAGGCCAGTCGCAATGATATTGTTGTGTCAACTCCACTCTTTGGCAGTTTTGATCCCCACATTCAAGAAACCAGCAATGAGATTAGTGTTGTAATGATTCAGTCATTCAAAGAtactatttccaacattttaacaACTTTGAATGAAGAGGATTAA